DNA from Hwangdonia lutea:
AAAGTTGGGTTTGTTCCCGCTTGTTTGCTTTGTAATTCGGCTGCAAATTTGAAGCTGTGCGCCGGCACCACCCTGTCGTCATGATCGCCAGTGGTTATTAAAGTTGCTGGGTATTCTACGCCTTCTTTTACGTTATGTAATGGGGAGTAACCTTTAAGATATTCAAACATGTCTTTGCTTTGCTCGGCTGTTCCGTAATCGTATGCCCAACCCGCTCCAGCTGTAAAAGTATGGTAGCGCAGCATATCTAAAACACCAACGGCGGGCAATGCGACTTTGGCCAAATCCGGACGCTGAGTCATAACAGCACCAACCAATAAACCACCATTTGATCCGCCACGGATAGCTAAATAATCAGATGAGGTGTAGTTGTTCTCAATTAAGTATTCACCTGCTGCTATAAAATCGTCAAATACATTTTGCTTTTTCATTTGCGTACCCGCATTGTGCCAAATTTTACCGTATTCGCCACCACCACGTAAATTAGGAACAGCAAGTATACCGCCTTGTTCCATCCAAACTGCATTGGCAATACTAAACGAGGGTGTTAGGCTAATGTTAAATCCGCCATAGCCATATAAAATGGTTGGATTTTTTCCGTTGATAACCAGGTTTTTATGATGCGTAATCATCATGGGTATTTTGGTGCCATCCTTTGAGGTATAAAACACTTGGTTGGAAACATAATCATTACTGTCAAACGCAATAGACGGTTTCCAATACGATTTGGTTTCTCCGGTTTCTGGATTGAATTTATAAAGGCTGGAAGGCGTGTTGTAATTGGTAAATGAGAAATATAATTCCTTATCCTTCTTTTTGCCTCCAAAACCGCTTACAGTACCTAAACCGGGCAGCTCAACATCTCTTATTAATACGCCATTATAATCGTATTGTTTTACTTGAGAAAGTGCATCAACCATATACTTGGCAAAGAAAAAACCACCTCCCGTTGAAGGGTTTAAAACGTTTTCGGTTTCAGCGATAAAATCCTCCCAATGTTCTGGGGTTGGATTAGAAGCATCAACCGTTACTATTTTTTTGTTTGGTGCGTTTAGGTTGGTTACCAAAAACAGTTTGCTACCTTCGTTTTCTATAATATATGTGTCGCTGTCGGTATGGTCTAAAATGGTAACAAGCTTACTTTTAGGATTGGATAAATCTTTTATAAACAGCTTGTTGCCCGATGTAGAAACTTTAGCCGAAATAATTAAAAAGCGGTTATCTTCGGTTACGCTACCCGAAATATACCTGTGCTTTTCTTCAGGTTTGCCACCAAAAACCAAAACGTCATCTTTTTGAGGGCTTCCTAATTTATGGTAATATAATTTGTGCTGATCGGTTTTTGCCGAAAGTTCGCTACCCTCCGGTTTATCGTAACTGGAATAGTAAAACCCTTCGTTTTTATACCAAGAAATACCGCTGAATTTTACATCTTTAAGGGTGTCTTCAACAACCTCTCGTGTTTCAGGATCCATAACAATTATCTTTCGCCAATCGCTACCACCTTCAGAGATGGAATACGCCAACATATCGCTGTCTTTTGAAAAGCTAAGACCACCACCTAACGAAATGGTGCCGTCTTTAGAAAAGGTATTCGGGTCTAAAAACACTTCGGCTTCTTCATTGCCTTTTTTTCTGTAATAAACATTTTGATTCTGTAAACCATTATTTTTTGAAAAATACGTGTATTCGCCTTCAATAAACGGAGCTCCTATTTTTTCGTAATTCCATAGTTCAGATAAACGATTTTTGAGTTCGTCTCTAAACGGAATATGATCTAAATACGCATAAGTGCTTTGGTTTTGCGTTTTTACCCATGCTTCGGTTTCCGCGCTTCTATCGTCTTCTAGCCAGCGGTACGGGTCTTTAACCTCTACGCCAAAGTATGTGTCAACGGTGTCTACCGTTTTTGTTTCAGGATAATTCACAACTACATTTTTTTCTTCTTTTCCATTTTTACAACTTACAGTAAGTGTAAGTGCGCAAATAATAACTAATATTTTTTTCATGATTGATAAATAATTAATCTCCAAAAATAAGCAAAACAAACCAAAGTTTATGGCTACTTGTTATATATTTGAAGCTATAAAAAAAGAGTGATTATGAAAAAGGTTTTACTGTGTTTATTGATTGGCGTTTTAAGCGTAAGCGTGTTTTCACAGGCTGAAATAACAGAAAAGGAATTAAAAGACCACATGTTGTTTTTAACATCTGAAAAAAATGCAGGTCGATATCCCGGAGGAAAAGCTAATAGGCGTGTTGTTAAATATTTAAAAAAGGAGTTTAAGAATATAGGTGTTAAGCATTTTGATATGGGGTATAAACAAACCTTTAATGCGACTTTAAGGGTTGAAAAAGGCATAGATAAAAAACCTGTTGTAAAAACCTGTAATGTAGTTGGTTTTATTGAAGGCAACGATGTTGCGCTTAAAAATGAATATATTGTTTTGGGCGCACACTACGATCATTTGGGTTTGGGCGGGCCATCATCAAAATCCGATAAAAAACATACCATTCATTACGGTGCCGATGATAATGCCAGCGGTACCGCAGCCTTATTGGAAATAGCCGAAAAAATAGCAAGTCAAAAACATCTTTTAAAACGCAGTATTATATTTATTGCTTTTGGTGCCGAAGAACAAGGGTTGTTAGGGAGCAAGTATTTTGTTGATAATCCTTTAGTGCCGTTATCTCAAATTAAATTAATGATTAATATGGATATGGTTGGCAGAATGAATAAAGAAAAGCACGTTTATATGGGCGGTGCGGGTACATTTCCAGATGGTGTTGATTTTATGCAAACCTTGGGCAAATCGTTAAATTTAACACCCATTGTGCATGCCGGTTCTGTGGGCGGATCCGATCATGTATCGTTTTACAAAAAAGGTATTTCGGTTTTAGGGATGCATACGGGTGGACACCCGCAATATCATAAACCAGAAGATACGATTGATTTAATAAATTTTGAAGGGCAAAAACAGGTTGCCGATTATATTTTCAAAACGATTATGAAGCTTGCCACGACAGATTATAACATGGTGTTTATTAAGCAAGATTAAAAAACTATTCAGTTAACTTAACATCAAAATAAGCTTCAGCTCTAAAAGGTGTTCCATTGGATGCAATACCTTCTAACAAAACCTTATAGGTTGCCGATTTATGAGCTGTTTTAAATGCAATTTTAGCCGAATTGGATTGTTCTAATTTTAAATCAGGATTCCAATAGAGTGTTGTTGAATCGTTTTCATCTTGATTAAATGCTCTAGCTTGGTAATAGCCAGGGCGATAAAAGCTAATAATTCCATTCCTTTCATTTTCTTCATCATTTTCTTCTGAACCGTCTATAGTGTAAACGGCTACAATACCGTTGCCACCTCTTGATCCATAAATTGAAGCTCCACTAGATTGAATAATATCAATGAAGTCTATACTAAAAATTGGTATTGAGGTAATCATTTCAAGATCTGTAGGAAAACCGTCAAGCAAAAATAACGGTAGATTATTTCCTATTAAAGAGTTTCTTCCTCTTAATATTATATTATCTCCTATTACATGTACTCCTGGGAACAAGCCTTGTAAAGCTTGAATTGGATTTCTAGCTGATGGCGAAATTCGTAAATCTTTAAAATCTAAAGTATGCGAAGGAGTTGTATATAATGTTAATTTTCTTTTTTTTGCAAACCTGTCTAAACGTTTTTTTTCAGCAGTTACCTTTACTGGGTCTAACTTAATTTCTCCTTCTTGAGAGGTAAATTCAGTATTTCTATTTAATTTAGACTTTAAAAGCACATTGCCTTTCGTTGTGTTTTTTTCGGAAATTAGATTTG
Protein-coding regions in this window:
- a CDS encoding prolyl oligopeptidase family serine peptidase, which codes for MKKILVIICALTLTVSCKNGKEEKNVVVNYPETKTVDTVDTYFGVEVKDPYRWLEDDRSAETEAWVKTQNQSTYAYLDHIPFRDELKNRLSELWNYEKIGAPFIEGEYTYFSKNNGLQNQNVYYRKKGNEEAEVFLDPNTFSKDGTISLGGGLSFSKDSDMLAYSISEGGSDWRKIIVMDPETREVVEDTLKDVKFSGISWYKNEGFYYSSYDKPEGSELSAKTDQHKLYYHKLGSPQKDDVLVFGGKPEEKHRYISGSVTEDNRFLIISAKVSTSGNKLFIKDLSNPKSKLVTILDHTDSDTYIIENEGSKLFLVTNLNAPNKKIVTVDASNPTPEHWEDFIAETENVLNPSTGGGFFFAKYMVDALSQVKQYDYNGVLIRDVELPGLGTVSGFGGKKKDKELYFSFTNYNTPSSLYKFNPETGETKSYWKPSIAFDSNDYVSNQVFYTSKDGTKIPMMITHHKNLVINGKNPTILYGYGGFNISLTPSFSIANAVWMEQGGILAVPNLRGGGEYGKIWHNAGTQMKKQNVFDDFIAAGEYLIENNYTSSDYLAIRGGSNGGLLVGAVMTQRPDLAKVALPAVGVLDMLRYHTFTAGAGWAYDYGTAEQSKDMFEYLKGYSPLHNVKEGVEYPATLITTGDHDDRVVPAHSFKFAAELQSKQAGTNPTLIRIETDAGHGAGTPVSKTIEQYADIFGFTLYNMGFDVLPSKTKEKIKG
- a CDS encoding M28 family metallopeptidase; amino-acid sequence: MKKVLLCLLIGVLSVSVFSQAEITEKELKDHMLFLTSEKNAGRYPGGKANRRVVKYLKKEFKNIGVKHFDMGYKQTFNATLRVEKGIDKKPVVKTCNVVGFIEGNDVALKNEYIVLGAHYDHLGLGGPSSKSDKKHTIHYGADDNASGTAALLEIAEKIASQKHLLKRSIIFIAFGAEEQGLLGSKYFVDNPLVPLSQIKLMINMDMVGRMNKEKHVYMGGAGTFPDGVDFMQTLGKSLNLTPIVHAGSVGGSDHVSFYKKGISVLGMHTGGHPQYHKPEDTIDLINFEGQKQVADYIFKTIMKLATTDYNMVFIKQD